In one Mauremys mutica isolate MM-2020 ecotype Southern chromosome 3, ASM2049712v1, whole genome shotgun sequence genomic region, the following are encoded:
- the USP45 gene encoding ubiquitin carboxyl-terminal hydrolase 45 isoform X3, which yields MRKLKEKLKISTVKEPFIDLSLPIIEERVSKPMPLGRTSKCKNIQEADLDQFNCSSITVPNNQQPKITRRHSLTKDKNQLNHERSLARKSSSGEEERSPVIMHEKRKLEVEGGSGVLYSEAINTATVSTANGSQTEGSEKEVSHSESSVDADSEASEGESAAKRAVTGRSSNASGLHVDGLNHLVNIRLPHNKPSDSNNEMITSAISKLSFNSIVSESEEPINRDPSLSLSNNSMFSVEKSPLSQSPQNAFQTLSQSYITSSKECSVQSCLYQFTSVELLMGNNKLLCENCTERKQKYQKKTHTTEKKTEGLYTNARKQLLISAVPAILVLHLKRFHQAGLSLRKVNRHVDFPLILDLAPFCSASCKNVTDGARVLYTLYGIVEHSGSMRGGHYAAYVKVRTPSKKLLEHIASNKNVQGLKEAVGASAGQWVYVSDVHVQIVPESRVLNSQAYLLFYERIL from the exons ATTTCCACAGTAAAGGAACCTTTCATTGATCTTTCACTCCCTATAATAGAGGAGAGG GTCTCAAAACCCATGCCTTTGGGAAGGACAAGTAAATGTAAAAACATACAAGAAGCAGATCTTGATCAGTTCAACTGTTCTTCTATTACTGTGCCAAATAATCAACAACCAAAAATCACCAGGAGACACTCTTTAACAAAAGATAAG AATCAGTTAAATCATGAAAGAAGTCTTGCCAGGAAATCCtcctctggggaggaggagagaagtcCAGTTATCATGCATGAAAAAAGAAAGCTTGAAGTAGAAGGTGGTTCTGGAGTTTTGTATTCTGAGGCCATAAATACAGCTACTGTATCCACAGCAAATGGAAGTCAGACTGAAGGCAGTGAAAAAGAAGTCAGCCATTCAGAAAGTAGCGTTGATGCAGACAGCGAAGCCTCAGAAGGTGAAAGTGCTGCTAAGCGAGCAGTTACTGGTAGATCTAGTAACGCATCTGGTTTGCACGTTGACGGGCTTAACCACTTGGTAAACATTAGACTGCCACACAACAAACCAAGTGACAGTAATAATGAGATGATCACCAGTGCCATATCCAAGCTCAGCTTCAACAGTATTGTAAGTGAAAGTGAAGAACCCATCAATCGAGATCCATCATTAAGTTTGTCAAACAATTCCATGTTTTCAGTGGAAAAGTCCCCTTTGTCCCAAAGCCCTCAAAATGCTTTTCAGACTCTTTCTCAAAGTTATATAACTAGCTCTAAAGAATGTTCTGTTCAGTCCTGCCTCTACCAGTTTACATCTGTGGAGCTGTTAATGGGGAACAACAAGCTTTTATGTGAGAATTGTACAGAAAGGAAACAGAAGTATCAAAAGAAAACTCACACCACAG AAAAGAAAACCGAAGGCTTATACACTAATGCCCGGAAGCAACTGCTGATTTCTGCGGTTCCTGCCATTCTTGTTCTCCATCTGAAAAGATTCCACCAg GCTGGTTTGAGTCTACGGAAAGTAAATAGACATGTGGATTTCCCACTGATTTTAGACTTAGCACCATTTTGTTCCGCTTCCTGCAAG AATGTTACAGACGGAGCAAGAGTTCTGTACACTCTTTATGGAATAGTGGAGCACAGTGGCTCAATGCGAGGCGGTCACTATGCAGCATATGTGAAAGTCAGAACACCTTCCAAGAAATTATTGGAGCATATTGCTAGCAATAAAAATGTTCAAG GTTTAAAGGAAGCTGTGGGAGCATCAGCAGGACAGTGGGTGTATGTTAGTGATGTCCATGTACAGATCGTTCCAGAATCAAGAGTACTAAATTCACAAGCTTATCTGCTGTTTTATGAAAGAATATTGTAA